Within Massilia endophytica, the genomic segment GCGCTGAAGTGCGAGATGCAGGCGAGCTCCGAGGAATACTCCATCGTGCTGCGCAAGGAGCTCACCTCGCAGATCGTGCACGACCTGTGCCGCGATATCGCCGTGGTGGATGGAAAGAACGGCCCCGAGCTGGGCTACCGCAGCATGGCGCTGCTGGCCAAGGGTCTCAAGACCTTGCTGTGGAAAGCCATCCTGCGCAAGAAGGACGTGCAGCTGTACGAGAAGCGCGGCGAGAAGATCATCCGCGGCCTGTTCGAAGTGCTGACGGACACCCGCTACAACCGCGACAACATCCTCCTCCCGCCCGAGCTGCGCTGCCTGAAGGATTCGCGCGAGCGCCTCGTCATCGACTACATCTCCGGCATGATGGATTCATACGCGGCGCAGGAGTACGAAAAATACTTTGGCAAGGGCTCGCTGGACGCCATCTACTGAGTCAGTGCGCGGCCACCCGCACCGTGCGCGGCGCTGCCGCCGCGGCGCGTGGATTGAGGCGGTCAAGGCGGCCGCTCAGCGCCGTCAGGCCGAATGCGCCCAGCACCACCAGCGCCCCGATCCAGCCCGTGTGCACCAGGCCAAGGTGTTCGACGATATGGCCGCCGCCCCATGCGCCGCCCGCGATGCCGAGATTGAAGGCGGCGATATTCAGGCCGGAGGCCACATCCACCGCGCGCGGCGTGAAGTGCTCCGCCTGCTGCACCACATACACCTGCAGGCCCGCCACATTGCCGAAGGCGACAGCGCCCCACAGCAGCACAGTGGCCAGCACAAGCCACTGGTTCGGCGCAGTGAAGGTCAGCGCCAGCAGCACGGCGGCCAGGCCGAGGAAGATAATCTTCAGCGCGCCGATGGGGCCGCGCCGGTCCGCCAGCTTGCCGCCCCAGATATTCCCCACCGCGACGGACACACCGTACACCAGCATGACCAGGCCCACCGCGTTGGCGCTGAAGCCAGACACGCGTTCGAGAATCGGCGCCAGGTAGGTGAAAGCGATGAAGGAGCCGCCGTAACCCACCGCCGTCATGGCATAGACCAGCAGAAGGCGCGGCTGCGCCAGCACCTTCACCTGCTGCATCAGCGAAGCCGGTTTGCTGTGATGGATATTCGAGGGCACGAAGAGCAGGCTGCCGATAAAGGCGATCACGCCCAGCGCGGACACGGCGAGGAAGGTCTGGCGCCAGCCGAAGTGCTGGCCGATGAAAGTCCCGAGGGGCACGCCCGTCACCAGCGCCACGGTGAGGCCGGTGAACATGATGGCGATGGCGCTCGCGGCCTTCTCCTTCGGCACCAGCGAGGTGGCGATGGTGGAGCCGATGGAGAAGAACACGCCGTGCGCAAGGCCGGTGAGGATGCGCGCGGCGATCAGCGACTCGTAGCCCGGCGCCTGCCAGGCCAGCAGGTTACCGGCGGTGAACAGCACCATCAGCGAAAGCAGCAGCAGCTTGCGTGGCATCTTGCCGGTGAGCGCAGTCAGGACGGGCGCGCCGACGGCCACGCCCATCGCATACAGGCTCACAAGGAGTCCGGCCGATGGCAGGGAAACGGCAAGGTCATTGGCAATGGTGGGGATCAGGCCGACGATGACGAACTCCGTCGTCCCGATGGCGAAGGCGCTGATGGTCAGCGCGAGCAAGGCAATTGGCATGGCTAAACTCCTGTAAAGTTAACGCCATGCAGTATCCCCAAGTTCTTTGTTTCGAAAAATACAGGCTCAAGCAGAAGAATTTTGATTCAGCCGCAATAATCCATGAGTTCCGAAGCGCTTGCCCTCCTCCTCGTCCGTGAAATGCCCTATGGGAAGTACAAGGGCCGCAAGCTGGCGGATCTACCGGGCCACTACCTTGGCTGGATGGCCCGCGAAGGCTTCCCGAAAGGCGAACTGGGCGCCCTGCTCGCCCTGATGTACGAGCTCGATCACAACAACCTGCGCCCCCTGCTCGCCCCGCTGAAACGCTAGACAAGCTCAGCGGCAATTGTGAGATCGCCTTATTGCTGTGTTACTTTTCACTGAGGGTTTGTCCTACAAGCTACTGTCCTGAGTTCTTATTAATATGTCCACGCCGGACGACTACCATGGTCGCTCCTTTACATGACTTGCGCAGCGCTGGTTTTACTGCTGTGGCAACAGGTCAGGTAAAGGATGTGCAATGTTCATCAATTTAAGGAGAGAACCATGGCATCATCGAATCAAGGCGGTAATCAAGGCAATCGTGGCGGTAACAAGCAATCCGGTCAGGGCGGCAACAATCAGAGCGGGGACACCAGTAACCGCGGCTTCGCTTCCATGGACCCGGAACGCCAGCGCGAAATCGCCAGCGAAGGGGGCAAGGCAGCACACGCCTCCGGCAATGCACACGAGTTCACTTCGGAAGAAGCTCGCCGTGCAGGCTCCATGAGCCACAAGAACGACGGTAATCGCCAAAGCGATTCCGACTCGGGTAACCGCGGCAGCAGCGGCGGTGGCAATTCTGCAGGCAGCGGTGGCGGCACTCGCGGTGGTACGCCTGAGCAACACGCGCAGGCTGGCCGTCAAAGCCACAAAAACGACGATAAGCGCTAAGCGCTGAGTCGACCGGCGCATAGGGCGCCACCGTTTCCTGCCTAAGGAAACACCCGTCAAAAGCCGCTCGTCAGAGCGGCTTTTGCATTGGGCGCCGCACGAACTGCGGCAGCGAGACCACGCCCGTGGTCAGCGCGCAGCCGCACAGGATCACCACGCAGCTCACGCCCATGCGCAGCGTGAATTCCTCGTGCAGGAAAAGCGTGCCCCACAGCACACCGAAAGCGGGAATCAGGAACAGCGCGCTCATGGCCCGCGATGCGCCGAGGCGCGTGATCAGGCCATAGAACAGCACATAGGCGAAGGTGGTGCACAGGGCGGCCAGCGCCAGCAAGGCGCCCCAGCCCTGCCAGGACGGCGCGTCGGACGGCCAGCCGATCACCGTGCCCGGCGCCAGCAGAACGGCGGCGAAGAACTGGCTGCCCGCCGCAATCGTCATCGGCTGCGCGCCCGAGAGGTAGCGCTTCGTGAAATTGCCGGTGAAGCCGTACAGCAGCGTCGCGCACAGGCAGGCCAGCGCCGCCATCAGGGTCGCGAACGCGTCCGACTGCATGTGCAGCTTGCCCGCCACCAGCATGAACACGCCGCCGAAGCCGATGGCCAGGCCCACAATGCGCTGTCTGCCCAGGGATTCGCCCAGCCAGAGGGCCGCAATCAGCGCCGCGAACAGGGGCGTGGTCGAACTGAGGATGGAGGAGAGCCCAGCCGAGATGTGCAGGGCCGCGTAGTTAAAGAGCAGGAAAGGCAGGGCCGCATTGGTCACGCCAACCAGCGCCACGCCCTTCCAGTAGCGGCGCAGGTCCGGCAGCAGGCCGCGCCACAGCACCAGCGGCAGCAGCATCAGCGATGCGAGCACCGCGCGCAGGCCCGCCATGGCCCAGGGACCGAAAGCCGGCGCCGCCACGCGGATGAAGAGATAGGAGGCTCCCCAGATCGCCGCCACCAGCACGAGCTGCATCATGTCGCTGCGCTTCATGCTACCGCCTTCACCGGCTGGCCGGGACGGGAATACACGCAGGCGACGCCTTCATAGGCGCGCTGCACCGCAGGCCGGGCGGCAATGGTTTCGAACCAGCGGCGCAGATTGGGGAAGTCGGCCAGCACCTGGCCATGCGGCGCATGGGGAACGATCCAGGGATAGCAGGCCATGTCGGCAATCGAGTATTCGCCTGCGATGAATTCGCGGCCTTCGAGCTGGCGGTCCAGCACACCGTACAGGCGCGCGGTTTCGCGCGTATAGCGGTTGATGGCGAATGGCACTTCCTCAGATGCGTAGACGCGGAAGTAGCCCGCCTGCCCCGCCATCGGGCCCAGCCCCGCCATCTGCCAGAACAGCCATTGCAGCGCTTCGCTGCGCGCGCGGGCCTGCCACGGCAGGCCGTAGCCGCATTTCTCCGCCAGATAGAGCAGCATGGCCCCGGATTCGAACATGGACAGCGGCTCGCCACCGCCAATCGGCGCGTTGTCGACCAGGGCCGGGATTTTCCCGTTGGGCGAGATGCGCAGGAACTCGGGCGTGTGCTGCTCGCCCTTGCTCAGGCTGAGCGTGCGCAGGCGGTAGGGCAGGCCCGCTTCTTCCAGATACACGCGGAGCTTCTGGCCGTTGGGGGTGGGGGCGTAATAGAGGTCGATCATGGCGTCCCTTTCAATGCAGTCGGGGACATTGTGCCGGGAATGCTGGCTCCATATAAGATCCAGCAGAGCGAAGTTTTATGGAGCCAGACTAGCGGGAACCGAAGGCCAGGCGCTTGCCTTCGCGCAGCATGCGCTCGAAGTCCGCCGCCGCCACGGGCTGGCTGAAGAGGTAGCCCTGAAGCTGGTCGCAGCCCAGCTCGCGGAGGAAGGCCATCTGCTCCACCGTTTCCACGCCCTCGGCCACGATCTCCTGGCGCAGCTGCTGGGCCATGGTGACGATGGCGCGCGCGATAGCGCAGTCGTTCTCCTCGTACGGCAGGCCGACCACGAAGGCGCGGTCGATCTTGAGGGTGCTGATGGGGAATTTCTTCAGGTAGGCCAGGCTGGAATAGCCGGTGCCGAAATCGTCCAGTGCCAGCGCCAGGCCCATGGCCACCAGCTCGTTCATGATGGCGATCACCGTTTCGGCGCCGCGCACCAGCAGGCTTTCCGTAATTTCGAGCATGATCTGCTCGGGATGCACCTGGTGCCGCTCCAGCACTTCGGCCATGCGCTCGGGCAGCGTGCGGTCGAACTGCCGCGCCGAGAGGTTCACGGCAATGGGCGGCATGATCAGGTTCGCGTCCTTCCACGCGCGGATCTGGCGGCAGGCCTCCTCCACCACCCAGTTGCCCAGATCGAGGATCAGGCCCGTTTCCTCGGCAACCGGAATGAAGACGCCGGGCGACACGAGGCCGCGCACGGGATGGCGCCAGCGCAGCAGCGCTTCGGCGCCCACGATACGGCCGCTGCGCAGGCTCACCTTCGGCTGGTAGTACAGCAGGAGTTCGTTGTTGGCCAGCGCGTCGCGCAGTTCGCTCTCGATGCGCAGGTGCTCCTTGGCGCGCTGGTTCATTTCTTCGCTGTAGAACAGCAGCGCCGCGTCCATGCCCTGCCCCGCCTTCGCCGTCGCCACCTCGGCGCCGCGCAGCAGGGAGGCCGCGTCCTGCGCATCCTCGGGATAGACGGCTATGCCAACGTTTGCACCCACCTGCAGGCTGTGATTGCCGATCACGATGGGCGCGGAGAGCGCGTCCACCAGCTTGCGCGCCACCAGGGCGGCGTGCTCGCGCTTCTCGATCTGCGGCAGCGCGATGGCGAACTTGCTGCCGTCCAGGCGCGCCAGGATATCGCCTTCGCGCAGCTTCAGGCGGAACATGCGGCCGATCTCCACCATTACTGCATTGCCCACCTCATGGCCAAGCGTGTCGCTGATCGCGCCCAGGCGCGCGACTTCCACCACCACCAGGGCGCCATGCGCCTGCGCGCGGCGCGCCTCGGCCATGGCCTGGCCCAGGAGCTGGAGCAGCAGGCCCTGGTTGGGCAGGCCGGTCAGGCTGTCGTAGTTGGCCATGCGCTGCATGCGCGCTTCGGCGTCCTTGTGCACGCTGATGTCGGAGAACAGCGAGAAGGTGTGCGTGATATTGCCCGCCTCGTCGCGCACCACGCTGATGGTCACGGACTGGGGAAAGAGCTCGCCGTTCTTGCGCTTGCCGATGATTTCGCCGCGCCAGGGGCCGGCGCCTTTCATGGCGCCGCGCACCTTGGCGCGGAACTCGGCATCGTGCACGCCGGAGCGCAGCAGGTCCGGCGTCTGGCCGATGGCCTCCGCCATGGTGTAGCCGGTGATGCGGGTGAAGGCGCCGTTGATGGAGACAATGCGTTCGCTCGAATCCGTGATCAGCACGCCCTGGTCGCTGTCTTCGATGATGCGGGCGTGCAGGTTGACCTTCTCCTGCTGCGTGAGCGCCTCGTTCACCTGCCGCAGCTTCACCAGCATGCCGAGGGGCTCGTGGCTTTCGTCATGCATCAGCGAGAGCGCGAGCTTGACCCAGATAACGTCGCCGGACTTCTTGCGGCGCCGGACTTCCGTGCCCTCGCTGCCGTCGTCCACGAACAGTTCGGCGATATTGCCTTCCTCGTCGTCGTCCGTATAGAGGAAGAGAATATGCTGGCCGATGGCTTCCTGGGCCGTGTAGCCGAACAGGCTTTCGGCGCCCCGGTTCCAGCTCGTGACATAGCCCGCGAGATCGAGCTCCAGCTCCGCCTGCGGCGCCGCATCGGCGGCCCCGGGAGCAGGCAGGGCGCGCATCCCTGCTAGGGTGTCTTCAAGTGATGCAAGCGTGCGTGCGAGCGCTTCGCCCTGCTGAGTGCGGGCGTCCCGGCTCAGGGCCAGACAGCGCTCTATCGCATTTTCAAGCATTGGCCCTTCCCGCCACATCGCGCGTGACGCTCAGCATCCACAGGTTCGCTTCCGCGACCACGGCATTGAACTCTGGGGCGGACAGCTGCACTTCCTCCAGCTTCGCGGACACGGTGCCGAAGTCGCCCTGCTCCGCCGCTTCCACCAGGGCCAGCAAGGTACCGATGTCGCCCTGCTTGTTCAGCAGCGCCTGCTGCGCCGCGTCGCCGATATTCAGTGGCGCCAGCACTTCCTCCAGCGGCATGCCGAACAGCACACCCAGCAGGGAGAACATGCCGACCATGAAAGCCTGTTCCTGATTGTGCTTGTCCAGGCCCGTTTCGCGCGCCAGCAGTTCCATCGAGCGGGCGCGCACGGACACGCGCGCCAGCAGCATGGCCGAACGCACGTCCCCTTCGCGGGCGGCGAACAGCATGAGGTTCAGCCAGCGGCGCAGCTGCTGGCGGCCCAGGATCAGGATGGCCTGGGAGAAGCTGGTCACGCGGCGTCCCGTGCCCATGCCCAGGGAGTTCACGAGCTTCAGCAGGTGATAGGACAGGGTCGGGTCGCGCCGCAGCAGCGCTTCGATTTCATGGGTGTCCGCGTCGTTGCTCACAAGGGCCACCAGCTGCAGGGCCAGGGCGCGCGAGGCGGCCTGGTTGCCGACGGGTTTCGCAGGCGGCGCCAGGGGCCAGTCGCCCTCCACCCAGCTCACATTGGGCGGCAGGTTCTTGTCGAAGGGACTGTCGGCGCGCAGCACCTGCTCGGTGGGCAGCCTGCGCCAGCCGGCCTGCTCCAGCTCCTCGGCCAGCGATTCCGATACCTGCTCGCGGAAATGGCAGGGCAGCTGGGTGGCCAGCTCCGCCAGTTCCTCCGGCAGTTCACAGGCGTCGCTCGCACCGGCAAAGACCAGCCCCGAGGGGATGCCATTGCGGTCGGCGAGCAGTTGCAGAAAGACGGGAGGGGCGGTGTTCAGAGCATTCATTCGGGCATTCCAGGATGGGACAATGATAGACGGTTTTAGCTCTCTAATGGTACTCCGAATCAATTAGCCAGAGTCAACAGATATGTCATGACATTGTCACCAGGAAATTACTTCATTTGTCATTTTCTTGCGCATCCGCAAGTGTTTGGGCGCCAGGCAGATGCTGGCACAGGCAATCGAAGATATCATCGCGCCGCATGCGCTTGATCCACCAGTCCAGGCCCGCCCCTGTTTCGCCGCTGCGCCAGGCGAGGTAGAAGGTCTCGTCCGGCTTCGGCTCCTCCACTTCCTTCTCCACCAGCAGGCCGGCCGCAATGGCGGCGCGGGCGCACTGCTCGGGCAGGAAACCGAATCCCAGTCCTGCCAGCTGGTACTGGTACTTCGCAGCCATGGACGATACGGTCAGCGTATCCTGCCCCAGCAGCAGGCCCACTGTGCGGGGCGGCATGCGCCGGGCGGAGTCGGCGACCACGATGGCGCGGTGATGCTGCAGCTCCGTGCGGCCCAGGGGACGGTCGACCGCCGCCAGTGGATGGCCGGGCGCCACGGCAAACACCCATTTCACGCTGCCGATAGGCTGGGACACATAGCCTCCGCCGGCCGGGCCGTCGCCGGGCGCGCCGACGATGAGGTCCACGCGCCGGTCCAGCAAGGCCTCCCAGGTGCCGGACAGCGCCTCCTGCACAATGCGCAGGCGCGTCTGCTGGGCCACTTCGTAGAAGGCGCGCACATCCGGCTCGAAGGCGGACGCCGAAAACATGGAATCGATGCCCACGGCCAGCTCGGTTTCCCAGCCCGAGGCCACGCGCCGCACACGGTGCTCCAGGTCCTGCGCCGCCTTCAGCAGGTAGCGCCCTTCCTTCAGCAGCTCGCGTCCCGCCCGCGTCAGTTCCACGCGGGGGCCGTTGCGCTCGAAGACCTGCACACCCAGGTCGTCCTCCAGCTTGCCTACAGTGTAGGAAATGGTGGACGGCACGCGGTGCAGCTCCTTGCCCGCGGCGGAGAAGGAACCGCGGCGGTCGATGGCGTCCACGATCTGCAGGGCTTCCAGGCTCAGTCTAAGCATTCGATTTTTTCGACACTAAATGGGTAAATTTTCCGTTTTTTGAAACCGCACGCGCGGCCTATACTTTGATTCATCCAAGGAGAAATCCTTCGAATTCATCGCATATCATATCAAAGGAGCTCGACCATGTTGCAAATTCGTAAAAGTGAAGAACGCGGCGCCGCCAACCACGGCTGGCTGGACTCCCGCCACACCTTTTCCTTCGGCCATTACTTCGATCCGGCGCATACCGGTTTCGGTCCTCTGCTGGTGATCAACGAGGACCGCGTGAAGCCCGGCCAGGGCTTCGGCACCCACGGCCACCGCGACATGGAAATCATCTCCTACGTGCTGGAAGGCGCGCTGGAGCACAAGGACAGCCTGGGCACCGGCTCCGTGCTGCACTACGGCGATGTGCAGCGCATGAGCGCGGGCACCGGCGTGCGGCACAGCGAGTTCAACCACTCGCAGGAGGAAGACGTGCACTTCCTGCAGATCTGGATCCAGCCGAACCAGACCGGGATTCCGCCCAGCTATGAGGAAAAGCACTTTGCGCCCGAGAGCAAGACCGGCAAGCTGCGCCTGATCGCTTCCAGCGACGGCCGCGAGGGTTCGGTGCTGATCCACCAGGATGCCGCCCTCTACGCCAGCATCCTGAACGGGGCCGACGCGGTGGAGCACCGCCTGGAGGCGGGCCGCAGCGCCTATGTGCACGTCGTCCGCGGCAGCCTGAGCGTCAACGGCACGGCGCTGAAGGGCGGCGATGCGGCCAAGATCAGCGGCGAGAGCCTGTTGAAGCTGGACAAGGCCGAAGCCGCCGAGGTTCTGCTCTTCGACCTGCCGTAAGCGGCTGGCCGCGCCCCTCCCTGCTGGCATTGCATCTTTTTGTTATGATGAGGGGCGCGCCCAGCCCGGCGCGCATTTTTACTGTTTGAGAAGAAGAGCACGCAATGCAGCCCCTAGCAGACCTCCCTGCCACCGAAGAACTGGACTACGTCACGTCCTGCGCCCTGCCGACGCCCTGGGCCCAGTTCACGCTGCACGCCTTCGTGGAGCACGCCACCGGCAAGGAGCACCTGGCCATGGTGCTGGGCGATATCGGCGACGGCCAGCCCGTGCTGGCCCGCGTACACAGCGAGTGCCTGACGGGCGACGTGCTGTTCTCCCAGCGCTGCGACTGCGGCGCGCAGCTGGAAGGCGCGCTGCAGCGCATCGCCCAGGAAGGCCGCGGCGTGCTGCTCTATCTGCGCCAGGAAGGCCGCGGCATTGGCCTGATCAACAAGATGCGCGCCTACCGCCTGCAGGAAGCGGGCGCGGACACGGTGCAGGCCAACGAGCAGCTGGGCTTCAAGCCCGACCAGCGCAGCTACGGCCTGGTGGCTCCCATGCTGCAGCAGTTCGGCGTGCGCTCGCTGAAGCTCATGACGAACAACCCGCGCAAGATCGCGGCGATGGAAAAGCTGGGCATCGCGGTGGCCGAGCGCGTGCCCCTGCTCGTGAACCGCAACAAGTTCAACCAGCACTACCTGAACACCAAGGCCGCCAAGCTGGGCCATATGATGCACCCGATTACCGCCACCGCTACCGGGGACGGCGAACAGTAGGGTACACTGCACCTGACTCAACCAGGTGTGTATTGCATGAAATTCAACAAGCTTGCCCTAGCGTTGACCTTGGCCTGGGGCTCCACCGCTTTCGCGGCGCCGTCCCAGTCCCGTCCTGCTCCCGCTGCGCAGCCCGCCCCTCCTGCCACCCAGGAGGAAGCCGTGGCGCTGCCGACGCCTTCCAGCGCCGCGCAGAAGCTCTACATGAACGCCAAGAAGGATCTGCTGCAGGTGCGCTCGCTGCTGAAAAGCGGCCGCACGCAGTCCTCCGTCGGTTCCGGCTTCCTGGTGGGCACCTCCAACCTGGTGCTGACCAATTACCACGTGGTGTCCCAGTTCGCCCTCGATCCCGAAACCTATACGGGCGAATGGGTGGACACGGCGGGCCAGCGCGGCAACATCGAACTGCTGGCCGTGGACGTGCTGCACGACCTGGCCGTGGTGCGCGTGAACCGCTACGGCACAGGCGTGTTCAAGGTGCCTGAGCGCGAAGTGCGCCTGTCGCAGGGCCAGTACCTCTACTCGCTGGGCAATCCCCTGGACCTGGGCTTCGCCATCTCGGAAGGCTCGTACAACGGCGTGATCACGCGCAGCTTCTACGAGCAGCTGATGTTCACGGGCCCCATCAATTCCGGCATGAGCGGCGGCCCAAGCGTGACGGCCGATGGCGAAGTGGTGGGCGTGAACGTGTCCAAGCGCCTGGACGGGGAGCTGGTGAGCTTCCTCGTGCCGATCCGCTATGCGCAGGAACTGCTGAAGCGCGTGCCGTCAGACGCCCAGCCGCCCCACGACTTCACCACCATCGTTACGCAGCAGCTGCTCGCGCACCAGCGCGCCATGGTGGACCAGCTGCTGGCCGGGCCCCTGAGCACCAAGCAGATGGGCCCCTACCAGGTGCCCGTGCGCGAGAACGAGCAGATGCGCTGCTGGGGACGCGCCAACGTCAAAGGCGAAAAGGCCTTCGCCGTCGACAACACCAACTGCTCGATGGAGTCGGCGATCTTCGTCTCCGGCTCCATGCAGACCGGCCAGGTCGCCATCCGCCACCAGTTCATGCGCAGCACGGGCCTCGATCCGATCCGCTTCGCCCAGCTCTCCAGCATGTCGTTCAAGAACGAGTCCTTCGGCAGCTACAAGGACAGCCGCATGACGCCGCCGAACTGCACCGAGCAGTTCGTGAAGAACAAGAGCATGCCGATGCGCGCCGTGATGTGCGTGCGCGCCTACCGCAAATTCCCGGGCCTCTACGATTTCTCGCTGCTCACCGCCAGCACCGACGACAGCCTGATGAACCTGCAAAGCCGCCTGGATGCGCGTGGCGTGTCCTATGAAAACGGCATGCGGGCTGCGCGCGCGTTCATGGAATCCCTGGCGCGCGAGGGCGGCAAATGAAGGCGCCTTACTTCATCGAACTGCTGGCCCGCAATGGCGATGTGCTGCACCGCGTGCGCGCGGAATCGCTGCCCGTCACCATTGGCCGGGCCTACGACAACGACATCATCCTGGACGACGCGCACACGGCGCCCCGCCACGCGGTGGTGGAAGCCGACGGCGAAGGCGGCCTGGTGCTGCGCGACCTGGGCAGCCAGAACGGCATCATCCATCACGGCAAGCGCCACGCCAGCGTCGCCCTCTCGGGCAGCACTGTGGTACGCCTCGGGCATACGAGGCTGCGCATCCGCAGCGCGGACTTCCCTGTGCCGCAGGAAGTCACGGACACCACCATGCACGCCTGGGAAGGCGGCGCGCCCGCCGTGGCGGGCCTGGCGCTGATCGCCCTGTTCATCGGCGTGGAAGAGGCCATGTCGGATACCGAGTCCTTCGAGGCCATCCGCTACCTGCTGACGATCGCTTCCGGGCTCGCTGCAGGCCTGCTGTGGAGCGCCGTCTGGGCCGTCGCCAATCGCCTGTTCGGCGGCCACGCGCGGCTGGGGCGCCACCTCTTCATCCTCGGCGCGGGCCTGATCGTGATCGGCGGCTGGAAGGTATTCAGTACCGTGCTGGCCTATGCGTGGTCGGCCGAAGTGTTCACGCGCTACGGCAATCACGTGACGCTATTGATAGCCTGCGGCATGGTGTTCTTCCACTTGCGGACGATACGGCCGCATCATCCTCCGCGCAGGCTGCTCGCCACTTGCGGCGTGTTCATGGCGCTGGGCTCCGGCCTCGTTTTGATGAGCAACCTGCAGACGACGGGCCGCCTCTCGGACGAACTCTATATGTCCGTGCTGCTGCCGCCGTCGC encodes:
- a CDS encoding S1 family peptidase, with translation MKFNKLALALTLAWGSTAFAAPSQSRPAPAAQPAPPATQEEAVALPTPSSAAQKLYMNAKKDLLQVRSLLKSGRTQSSVGSGFLVGTSNLVLTNYHVVSQFALDPETYTGEWVDTAGQRGNIELLAVDVLHDLAVVRVNRYGTGVFKVPEREVRLSQGQYLYSLGNPLDLGFAISEGSYNGVITRSFYEQLMFTGPINSGMSGGPSVTADGEVVGVNVSKRLDGELVSFLVPIRYAQELLKRVPSDAQPPHDFTTIVTQQLLAHQRAMVDQLLAGPLSTKQMGPYQVPVRENEQMRCWGRANVKGEKAFAVDNTNCSMESAIFVSGSMQTGQVAIRHQFMRSTGLDPIRFAQLSSMSFKNESFGSYKDSRMTPPNCTEQFVKNKSMPMRAVMCVRAYRKFPGLYDFSLLTASTDDSLMNLQSRLDARGVSYENGMRAARAFMESLAREGGK
- a CDS encoding FHA domain-containing protein, producing MKAPYFIELLARNGDVLHRVRAESLPVTIGRAYDNDIILDDAHTAPRHAVVEADGEGGLVLRDLGSQNGIIHHGKRHASVALSGSTVVRLGHTRLRIRSADFPVPQEVTDTTMHAWEGGAPAVAGLALIALFIGVEEAMSDTESFEAIRYLLTIASGLAAGLLWSAVWAVANRLFGGHARLGRHLFILGAGLIVIGGWKVFSTVLAYAWSAEVFTRYGNHVTLLIACGMVFFHLRTIRPHHPPRRLLATCGVFMALGSGLVLMSNLQTTGRLSDELYMSVLLPPSLRQSPDHSVDDFFKQSGELKKKVDADRSRAPRDGEDEDDEE